From the Crassostrea angulata isolate pt1a10 unplaced genomic scaffold, ASM2561291v2 HiC_scaffold_118, whole genome shotgun sequence genome, one window contains:
- the LOC128169350 gene encoding uncharacterized protein LOC128169350 — MDNLAYKKPTWQIPSISIYPPDRAVDNLKSNRSAAGNQCAISDGTPHGATWMVDLQSIQVIHNIVIYYRTEGKTWKSSKYASRFLGFSVYVSNTTNKGNGFLCYHDANNDASSIQSVINIDCQVVGRYVIYYNTREGKLSQKPTYSKEAYIELCEVEVFGCPKLGFKGRNCNEPCPKKCHYCNPQTGECIGACNPGYYGDKCKYYDRRNMGLQKPTFQSSQFFISTESKKAVDGQRADLNLYSGQCAVTAEHQNFALWRVDLLQKRKIERLTVYALTSSSIWDENNNFTGILLGFSLKVSNTTNQNEGVVCFKDTNHTRSTIPPSFDISCPVIGQYVSYYNERLPNTTYPAGYSQYAQSALCEVEVYGCPIPGFDGPHCAVPCLSICKNYLENLALWKPTFQSSTRSGASASEKAVDNQKSDRTFRGGQCSATLNNKTQAYWRVDLKNLYWIDHITIYFRTENQTWNEHNPQKSSPLGFYLYISNTTDRHDGVLCYHEHAHTIYNLPDVINISCPFKGRHVTYYNERKEGVAYPANYSRYAFADLCEVEVYGCPAPVKAEPQCTRPCPINCEQCYPGTGVCQKCKHGYQGTECEPDKMEKTEYNQDVVGPFHGRIYARTNYGSVTEAIRIKVRYRETFTISNLKLPLKTCNSFAMHT; from the exons ATGG ATAACCTGGCCTACAAAAAACCAACCTGGCAAATACCAAGCATCAGCATTTATCCTCCAGATAGGGCGGTAGATAATTTAAAGTCCAACCGCTCGGCGGCGGGTAACCAATGTGCTATTTCTGACGGGACACCACACGGCGCCACTTGGATGGTGGATCTCCAATCTATTCAAGTTATACACAACATCGTGATATATTACAGGACAGAGGGTAAAACGTGGA AATCCAGCAAGTATGCGAGCAGATTCCTGGGTTTTTCTGTTTACGTATCCAACACAACAAACAAAGGAAACGGGTTTCTCTGTTATCATGACGCAAACAATGATGCCAGCTCCATACAAAGCGTTATAAACATCGACTGTCAAGTTGTAGGCCGGTACGTGATATATTACAACACGAGAGAGGGCAAGCTCTCCCAGAAGCCCACTTATTCAAAGGAAGCGTATATTGAACTGTGTGAAGTTGAGGTGTTTG GATGTCCAAAACTTGGCTTCAAAGGACGGAATTGTAACGAACCATGTCCGAAAAAATGTCATTACTGTAACCCGCAGACCGGGGAATGTATTGGAGCCTGTAACCCGGGATATTATGGAGACAAGTGCAAATATTACGATAGAA GAAATATGGGGCTGCAGAAACCGACCTTCCAATCATCGCAATTTTTCATTTCTACCGAAAGTAAGAAGGCTGTTGATGGTCAAAGGGCTGACCTTAATTTGTATTCAGGTCAATGCGCTGTGACTGCAGAACACCAAAACTTCGCTCTTTGGAGAGTCGACCTCTTACAAAAGCGAAAAATTGAAAGGTTAACCGTATACGCCTTGACTTCTAGTTCGATATGGG ATGAGAACAACAATTTTACAGGGATACTTTTAGGCTTTTCATTAAAAGTTTCTAACACAACCAATCAAAATGAGGGCGTCGTCTGCTTCAAAGACACAAACCATACAAGGTCAACTATACCTCCCTCATTCGATATAAGCTGCCCTGTGATTGGTCAATATGTCTCGTATTACAATGAAAGACTCCCAAACACTACCTACCCAGCTGGGTACAGTCAATACGCTCAGTCAGCTCTGTGTGAAGTCGAAGTGTATG GTTGTCCTATTCCGGGATTTGACGGTCCGCATTGTGCTGTCCCTTGCCTCTCAATCTGCAAAAATT ATCTGGAAAATCTAGCTCTCTGGAAACCAACATTTCAGTCTTCCACGCGATCCGGCGCTTCCGCTTCAGAGAAGGCAGTTGATAACCAGAAATCTGATCGGACGTTTCGCGGTGGTCAATGTTCAGCTACTTTAAACAACAAAACTCAAGCATATTGGcgagttgatttaaaaaatctttactgGATAGATCACATCACGATATATTTCAGGACAGAGAACCAAACATGGA ATGAGCACAACCCGCAAAAATCGTCGCCTCTTGGGTTCTACTTATATATTTCTAACACAACGGATAGACACGACGGCGTCCTTTGTTATCACGAGCATGCGCACACAATCTACAATCTCCCTGACGTGATAAACATCAGCTGCCCATTTAAAGGACGACACGTCACCTACTACAATGAACGAAAAGAAGGAGTTGCCTACCCTGCAAATTATTCCCGATATGCCTTTGCTGATTTGTGTGAAGTTGAAGTTTACG GTTGCCCTGCCCCTGTGAAAGCCGAGCCACAGTGTACTCGTCCCTGCCCAATTAACTGTGAACAATGTTACCCAGGTACAGGGGTCTGTCAAAAATGCAAACATGGCTACCAAGGGACTGAATGTGAGCCTG